One genomic window of Ferrimicrobium sp. includes the following:
- a CDS encoding FAD-binding protein, which yields MATPQIDKLVTSLRSTISSTSIILEAHERSAYSCDGLTSHRAVPELVIVPDTRDELVTAVRAVIDAGLPWVARGAGTGLSGGALPDEEGVLVVTARLNHILEVDAFAQIAVVEPGVVNLDLSKAVATYGLYFAPDPSSQIACSIGGNVAENSGGAHCFKYGFTTHHVLGVELLTPTGELVWLGGESMDAPGPDLRGVVIGSEGTLGIVTRIVCRLLVLPELRRTLVAYFDSVAEAAQAVSDVVARGITPAAIEMMDHLAIEACERATGAGLDVSATSCLLLELDGEADEVLAEFEAVRLLMAEHGSTKVWEAADERERALMWLARKAAFAAAGRVAPAYIVQDGVVPRSSLPRILEGIGRLGETAQLAILNVFHAGDGNLHPLVTYDPAVPGQEQLAEQVAAQILTLCLDEGGSLTGEHGIGVDKVCHMPEMFSDDDLVTFGRLRGAFDPLGHCNRGKLLPTPRLCGERPGRYVPHPLEEAGLGERW from the coding sequence GTGGCGACCCCGCAGATTGACAAACTCGTGACGAGCCTGCGCTCCACAATCTCCTCGACTTCAATAATCCTAGAGGCTCACGAACGCAGCGCTTATAGCTGTGACGGACTCACCAGTCATCGGGCGGTACCCGAGCTCGTGATCGTCCCCGATACCCGTGACGAGCTGGTAACGGCGGTGCGTGCGGTGATCGACGCTGGGTTGCCGTGGGTAGCGAGAGGAGCGGGAACCGGGCTTTCTGGCGGCGCGCTCCCCGATGAGGAGGGTGTGCTGGTGGTGACGGCGCGGCTGAACCACATTCTCGAAGTCGATGCCTTCGCACAGATCGCCGTCGTGGAGCCGGGTGTGGTGAACCTCGACCTTTCAAAGGCGGTCGCAACCTATGGCCTCTACTTTGCACCGGATCCATCGTCTCAGATTGCCTGCAGTATCGGTGGCAACGTCGCGGAGAACTCCGGTGGAGCCCATTGTTTCAAGTATGGCTTTACCACCCATCACGTGCTTGGGGTAGAGCTTTTGACCCCAACTGGTGAACTGGTCTGGCTGGGAGGCGAGTCGATGGATGCACCCGGGCCCGATCTGCGTGGTGTGGTCATTGGATCGGAGGGGACCCTCGGTATCGTCACGAGAATCGTCTGTCGGCTGTTGGTGCTCCCTGAGCTTCGTCGTACCCTGGTGGCCTACTTCGACTCGGTGGCCGAGGCGGCGCAAGCGGTCAGCGATGTGGTGGCCCGGGGGATTACCCCGGCCGCCATTGAGATGATGGATCATCTTGCCATCGAGGCGTGCGAACGTGCCACCGGAGCTGGGCTTGACGTCTCGGCCACCAGCTGTCTGTTGCTTGAACTCGATGGCGAGGCTGATGAGGTGCTGGCCGAGTTTGAGGCGGTTCGTCTGCTCATGGCCGAACATGGCTCTACCAAGGTCTGGGAGGCAGCCGATGAACGTGAGCGGGCGTTGATGTGGTTGGCACGCAAGGCGGCGTTTGCAGCAGCCGGGAGGGTGGCGCCCGCGTACATTGTTCAAGATGGGGTTGTGCCACGATCCTCGTTACCTCGCATACTCGAGGGTATCGGTCGCCTTGGCGAGACGGCGCAGCTCGCGATCTTAAATGTCTTTCACGCTGGTGATGGCAACCTACATCCGCTGGTCACCTATGACCCGGCGGTGCCAGGACAGGAGCAGCTCGCCGAACAGGTGGCGGCGCAGATCTTGACGCTCTGCCTTGATGAGGGTGGCTCGCTCACCGGCGAGCACGGTATTGGTGTGGACAAGGTCTGTCATATGCCTGAGATGTTTTCCGATGATGATCTTGTGACTTTTGGACGACTGCGAGGCGCCTTTGATCCACTCGGACACTGCAATCGTGGCAAGCTCTTGCCGACACCTCGGCTCTGTGGCGAGCGTCCGGGTCGTTATGTCCCCCATCCACTCGAAGAAGCCGGCCTCGGTGAGCGTTGGTGA
- a CDS encoding SDR family NAD(P)-dependent oxidoreductase translates to MKAMITGASSGIGEAIAINLHELGYEVLITGRRQDRLTHLANRLGNERVTTKVLDVTDNAQINEVVALAGEVDVLVNNAGGALGLANAQESELSDWLTMIATNVTGLTVLTHALLPQMVRRGSGIIINLGSVAGEFPYPGGNVYGAAKAFVRQFSLNLKADLAGTGVKVTDIEPGLVGDTEFSLVRFNNDEARAASVYANMTPLNPNDIADLVRYIVTLPSHVNINTVSLMPVDQGFGPFNVTRHEH, encoded by the coding sequence ATGAAAGCCATGATTACTGGTGCCAGCTCTGGAATCGGGGAGGCGATCGCCATCAACCTGCACGAACTCGGCTACGAAGTCCTTATCACCGGCCGACGCCAGGATCGTCTCACCCATCTCGCGAATCGCCTTGGCAACGAGCGTGTCACCACCAAGGTGCTCGATGTCACCGACAACGCTCAGATCAACGAGGTGGTGGCGCTCGCTGGCGAGGTCGATGTCCTTGTCAACAACGCCGGTGGAGCCCTTGGGCTCGCCAACGCGCAGGAGTCAGAACTATCTGACTGGTTGACGATGATTGCAACCAACGTCACAGGGCTGACGGTCCTTACCCATGCCTTGCTCCCCCAGATGGTTCGCCGCGGCTCCGGTATCATTATCAACCTCGGATCAGTTGCTGGCGAGTTCCCCTATCCCGGCGGTAACGTCTACGGTGCAGCTAAGGCCTTTGTCCGTCAGTTCAGCTTGAACCTCAAGGCTGACCTCGCGGGCACCGGTGTCAAGGTGACCGACATCGAGCCGGGGCTGGTCGGGGACACCGAGTTCTCGTTGGTGCGATTCAACAACGACGAGGCACGGGCCGCCAGCGTCTATGCGAACATGACGCCACTGAATCCCAACGACATCGCCGACCTAGTGCGCTACATCGTCACCCTGCCCAGCCACGTCAACATCAACACCGTTTCACTGATGCCGGTAGATCAGGGCTTTGGTCCCTTCAATGTCACCCGCCATGAGCATTGA